A region from the Beduinella massiliensis genome encodes:
- the cas7c gene encoding type I-C CRISPR-associated protein Cas7/Csd2 produces MEAIKNRYDFVVLFDVENGNPNGDPDAGNMPRIDPETGLGLVTDVCLKRKIRNYVKIAREGDPTCNIYISEDTSLNANDHLALDALNVDEKKLKKDDPETDRKLRDFMCSHFYDVRTFGAVMTTFVKMSLNCGQVRGPVQLGFARSIDPIFQQQVTLTRVAITKDEDRANKKTEMGNKFIVPYGLYRCEGYVSANLARRVTGFSQADLELLFEAIANMFEHDHSAARGKMAVREFIVFKHDSELGNAPSYKLFETVRVKKKEGVTAPRSYADYEVTVDEGAVPEGVTLTRRV; encoded by the coding sequence ATGGAAGCGATCAAAAACCGGTACGACTTCGTGGTGCTCTTCGACGTGGAAAACGGCAACCCCAACGGCGACCCGGACGCGGGCAACATGCCGCGCATCGACCCGGAGACGGGCCTCGGCCTCGTGACGGACGTGTGCCTCAAGCGCAAGATCCGCAACTACGTCAAGATCGCCAGGGAGGGCGACCCGACCTGCAACATCTACATCAGCGAGGACACCTCGCTCAACGCGAACGACCATCTGGCGCTGGACGCGCTGAACGTGGACGAGAAGAAGCTCAAAAAGGACGACCCGGAGACGGACCGCAAGCTGCGGGACTTCATGTGCAGCCATTTTTACGACGTGCGCACGTTCGGCGCGGTGATGACGACGTTCGTGAAGATGTCGCTCAACTGCGGCCAGGTGCGCGGCCCGGTGCAGCTCGGTTTCGCGCGCTCCATCGACCCGATCTTCCAGCAGCAGGTGACCCTCACGCGCGTGGCGATCACCAAGGACGAGGACCGGGCAAACAAGAAGACCGAGATGGGCAACAAGTTCATCGTGCCCTACGGCCTCTACCGCTGCGAGGGCTACGTGAGCGCGAACCTCGCGCGCCGGGTGACGGGCTTTTCGCAGGCGGATTTGGAGCTGCTCTTTGAGGCGATCGCCAACATGTTCGAGCACGACCATTCCGCCGCGCGCGGCAAGATGGCGGTGCGGGAGTTCATCGTCTTCAAGCACGACAGCGAGCTGGGCAACGCGCCCTCCTACAAGCTGTTTGAGACGGTGCGCGTCAAGAAGAAGGAGGGCGTGACGGCCCCGCGCAGCTACGCGGACTACGAGGTGACGGTGGACGAGGGCGCGGTGCCGGAGGGCGTCACCCTGACGCGAAGGGTGTGA
- the cas4 gene encoding CRISPR-associated protein Cas4 codes for MSAYREEDYLALSGVQHFCFCPRQWALIHIEQQWAENLLTVEGGILHERAHERDFLERQGELYVTRAMPVSSARLGVSGVLDVLEWRRDEAGIPLRGREGLYRPAPVEYKHGKPKAGDEDRLQLCCQAMCLEEMLGTDVPQGFLFYGETRRRESVELGQALRGRVEEMLRQMHEYYARRYTPRVKPRKACRSCSLKETCLPGLQKRGDADAYIRVHTEEEAP; via the coding sequence GTGAGCGCGTACCGGGAGGAGGACTACCTCGCCCTGTCGGGCGTGCAGCATTTTTGCTTTTGCCCACGCCAGTGGGCGCTGATTCACATCGAGCAGCAGTGGGCGGAAAACCTGCTGACCGTGGAGGGCGGCATCCTCCACGAGCGCGCGCACGAGCGGGATTTTTTGGAGAGGCAGGGCGAGCTGTACGTCACCCGCGCCATGCCCGTGAGCTCCGCGCGGCTGGGCGTGAGCGGCGTGCTGGACGTGCTGGAATGGCGCCGGGACGAGGCGGGCATCCCCCTCAGGGGGCGGGAGGGCCTGTACCGCCCGGCGCCGGTGGAGTACAAGCACGGGAAGCCCAAGGCGGGCGACGAAGACCGGCTGCAGCTTTGCTGCCAGGCGATGTGCCTGGAGGAGATGCTGGGGACGGACGTGCCGCAGGGCTTCCTCTTTTACGGGGAGACCCGGCGGCGGGAGAGCGTGGAGCTGGGGCAGGCGCTGCGCGGCCGGGTGGAGGAAATGCTCCGTCAGATGCACGAATACTATGCGCGGCGCTACACGCCGCGCGTGAAGCCGCGCAAGGCGTGCCGGAGCTGCTCGCTGAAGGAGACCTGCCTGCCGGGCCTGCAAAAGCGCGGGGACGCGGACGCGTACATCCGCGTGCACACGGAGGAGGAGGCGCCTTGA
- the cas1c gene encoding type I-C CRISPR-associated endonuclease Cas1c — MKKLLNTLYVTTEDSYLALEGENVLVLQGEETLLRLPLHTLEGILYFGYRGASPALMGACAKRGVRLAFLTPSGRFLAAACGENRGNVVLRRHQYRLADDPGQSARVARCFILGKVYNARWMLERCTRDHAPRVDAERVRRVSGALAAALPGIEACGDLETLRGLEGACAEQYFSVFDEMVLQNKDVFRFDGRTRRPPLDPMNALLSFVYTLLSNDCAAALEGVGLDPYVGFLHRDRPGRMSLALDLMEELRGVLAERLCLTLVNNRVIRDQDFETLENGAVYLSAKSRKQVLAAWQERKREEIVHPFLQEKLPWGLVPHAQALLLARCLRGDLNDYPPFFWK; from the coding sequence TTGAAGAAGCTGCTCAACACCCTGTATGTCACGACGGAGGACAGCTACCTGGCGCTGGAGGGCGAGAACGTGCTGGTGCTGCAGGGCGAGGAGACGCTGCTGCGATTGCCGCTGCACACGCTGGAGGGCATCCTCTACTTCGGCTACAGGGGCGCGAGCCCCGCGCTGATGGGCGCGTGCGCGAAGCGGGGCGTCCGGCTCGCGTTCCTGACGCCGAGCGGCCGCTTCCTGGCCGCGGCCTGCGGCGAGAACCGGGGGAATGTGGTGCTGCGCAGGCACCAGTACCGCCTGGCGGACGATCCCGGGCAGAGCGCGCGCGTCGCCCGCTGCTTCATCCTGGGCAAGGTGTACAACGCCCGCTGGATGCTGGAGCGCTGCACGCGCGATCACGCGCCGCGCGTGGATGCGGAGCGCGTGCGGCGCGTTTCCGGCGCGCTGGCCGCCGCGCTGCCGGGCATCGAGGCGTGCGGCGACCTGGAGACGCTGCGCGGGCTCGAGGGGGCGTGCGCGGAGCAGTACTTTTCGGTGTTTGACGAAATGGTGCTGCAAAACAAGGACGTGTTCCGCTTCGACGGACGCACGCGCCGCCCGCCGCTCGACCCCATGAACGCGCTGCTGTCGTTTGTGTACACGCTGCTTTCAAACGACTGCGCCGCCGCGCTGGAGGGCGTGGGGCTGGACCCCTACGTGGGCTTTCTGCACCGGGATCGGCCCGGGCGCATGTCGCTCGCGCTCGACCTGATGGAGGAGCTGCGCGGCGTCCTGGCGGAGCGCCTTTGCCTGACGCTGGTGAACAACCGCGTCATCCGCGACCAGGACTTTGAAACGCTGGAAAACGGCGCGGTCTATCTGAGCGCGAAATCGCGCAAGCAGGTGCTCGCCGCCTGGCAGGAGCGAAAGCGCGAGGAGATCGTACACCCGTTTTTGCAGGAGAAGCTCCCCTGGGGGCTGGTGCCGCACGCGCAGGCGCTGCTGCTTGCCAGATGCCTGCGCGGCGACCTGAACGACTACCCGCCGTTTTTCTGGAAGTGA
- a CDS encoding MATE family efflux transporter — MRRKHYEVDMLNGPLVRPILMFSIPLMLTGILQLLFNAADIVVVGQFAGSTALAAVGSTSALINLIVNVFMGMSIGASVVVAQHYGASRYKDVSESVHTAMGLSLVCGVIVTVFGIALSRPLLQAMGTPEDVLDQAALYMKIYFAGMPATMMYNFGAAILRAIGDTRRPLYYLFIAGAINVLFNLIFVIVFHMGVAGVALATVISQCVSVVLIVLCLMRSDGCIRLDPRRVRISRDKFAQMMRVGLPAGLQGSIFSISNVLIQSAVNSFGSVVMAGNAASANLEGFVYTSMNAIYQANLTFTSQNVGARRLERVGLILRRCQLTVTVVGAALGWLVYALGPELLRLYTNDPLVVEMGMKRLSIIATTYFVCGWMDVMVGSLRGMGSSILPMVVSILGACVLRIVWIYTIFAMDRTLTTLYISYPVSWIITAAVHFICYLAVKRKLMRTDGLRAA, encoded by the coding sequence GTGAGACGAAAGCATTATGAGGTCGACATGCTGAACGGGCCGCTGGTGCGGCCGATTCTGATGTTCTCCATCCCGCTGATGCTGACCGGCATCTTGCAGCTGCTGTTCAACGCGGCGGACATCGTCGTCGTCGGCCAGTTTGCGGGCAGCACCGCGCTGGCGGCGGTGGGCTCGACCAGCGCGCTCATCAACCTGATCGTCAACGTCTTCATGGGCATGTCCATCGGCGCGAGCGTCGTGGTCGCCCAGCACTACGGCGCGAGCCGCTATAAGGACGTGAGCGAGTCCGTGCACACCGCCATGGGGCTCAGCCTCGTGTGCGGCGTGATCGTGACGGTCTTCGGCATCGCGCTCTCCCGCCCGCTGCTGCAGGCGATGGGCACGCCGGAGGACGTGCTCGACCAGGCGGCGCTGTACATGAAGATCTACTTCGCCGGCATGCCCGCCACCATGATGTACAACTTCGGCGCGGCGATTCTGCGCGCGATCGGCGACACGAGAAGGCCGCTGTACTACCTCTTCATCGCGGGCGCAATCAATGTTTTGTTCAACCTGATCTTCGTCATCGTCTTTCACATGGGCGTCGCGGGCGTGGCGCTGGCGACGGTCATCTCCCAGTGCGTCTCCGTCGTGCTGATCGTCCTGTGCCTGATGCGCTCGGACGGCTGCATCCGCCTCGACCCGCGCCGCGTGCGGATTTCCCGCGACAAGTTTGCGCAGATGATGCGCGTGGGCCTGCCCGCCGGGCTGCAGGGCTCCATCTTCTCGATCTCCAACGTGCTGATCCAGTCCGCCGTCAACTCCTTCGGATCGGTGGTCATGGCGGGCAACGCCGCCTCCGCCAACCTGGAGGGCTTCGTCTACACCTCGATGAACGCCATCTACCAGGCGAACCTCACCTTCACGAGCCAGAACGTCGGCGCGCGCAGGCTGGAGCGCGTCGGGCTGATCCTCCGCCGCTGCCAGCTCACCGTCACCGTCGTCGGCGCGGCGCTGGGCTGGCTCGTCTACGCCCTCGGGCCCGAGCTGCTGCGGCTGTACACGAACGATCCGCTGGTCGTGGAGATGGGCATGAAGCGGCTTTCGATCATCGCGACCACCTACTTCGTGTGCGGCTGGATGGACGTCATGGTCGGCTCGCTGCGCGGCATGGGCAGCTCCATCCTGCCGATGGTCGTCTCGATCCTCGGCGCGTGCGTGCTGCGCATCGTGTGGATTTACACCATCTTCGCGATGGACCGCACGCTGACGACGCTGTACATCTCCTACCCGGTGTCGTGGATCATCACGGCGGCGGTGCACTTTATCTGCTACCTGGCCGTCAAAAGGAAGCTGATGCGAACGGACGGCCTGCGCGCGGCCTGA
- a CDS encoding sodium ion-translocating decarboxylase subunit beta, protein MASFLNDLFGNALNITLPMVVMWCIGALLIYLAIKKDMEPTLLLPMGFGAILVNLPMSGAVTQVVDGAREIGVIDVLFDAGIANELFPLLLFIGIGAMIDFGPLLQNPKLMLFGAAAQFGIFFTLGMASLLGFELKDAASIAIIGAADGPTAIFVANFFDSNYLGAIIVAAYSYMALVPIVQPPVIRLLTTPEERRIRMPYEQKRVSKTTRILFPILITMITGIVSPRSVALIGFLMFGNLLRECGVLDSLSDTAQKVLANLITLFLGITIAARMQASAFLNPQTLLILGLGLVAFVMDTAGGVLFAKLLNLFSRRKINPMIGAAGISAFPMSARVVHKLGLAEDNQNFLLMHSIGVNVSGQIASVIAGGLILNFFG, encoded by the coding sequence ATGGCCTCATTTTTAAACGACCTCTTCGGGAACGCCCTGAACATCACCCTGCCCATGGTCGTCATGTGGTGCATCGGCGCCCTGCTCATCTATCTGGCGATCAAAAAGGACATGGAGCCCACGCTGCTGCTGCCGATGGGCTTCGGCGCGATCCTCGTCAACCTGCCGATGTCCGGCGCGGTCACGCAGGTCGTGGACGGCGCGCGCGAAATCGGCGTGATCGACGTGCTCTTCGACGCGGGCATCGCCAACGAGCTGTTCCCGCTGCTGCTGTTCATCGGCATCGGCGCGATGATCGACTTCGGGCCGCTGCTGCAAAATCCCAAGCTCATGCTCTTCGGCGCGGCGGCGCAGTTCGGCATCTTCTTCACCCTGGGCATGGCCTCGCTCCTCGGGTTTGAGCTCAAGGACGCCGCCTCCATCGCCATCATCGGCGCGGCGGACGGCCCGACGGCCATCTTCGTGGCCAACTTCTTCGATTCCAACTACCTGGGCGCGATCATCGTGGCGGCCTACTCCTACATGGCGCTGGTGCCCATCGTGCAGCCGCCGGTCATCAGGCTTCTCACCACCCCGGAGGAGCGGCGCATCCGCATGCCCTACGAGCAGAAACGCGTCTCAAAGACCACGCGCATCCTCTTCCCCATCCTCATCACCATGATCACCGGCATCGTCTCCCCGCGGTCGGTCGCGCTCATCGGCTTTCTGATGTTCGGAAACCTGCTGCGCGAGTGCGGCGTGCTGGACAGCCTCTCCGACACCGCGCAGAAGGTGCTCGCCAACCTCATCACCCTGTTCCTGGGCATCACCATCGCCGCGCGCATGCAGGCCAGCGCGTTCCTGAACCCCCAGACGCTGCTCATCCTGGGCCTGGGCCTCGTCGCCTTCGTGATGGACACGGCCGGCGGCGTGCTGTTCGCCAAGCTGCTCAACCTCTTTTCCAGGCGCAAGATCAACCCGATGATCGGCGCGGCGGGCATCAGCGCCTTCCCCATGAGCGCGCGCGTGGTGCACAAGCTGGGCCTGGCGGAGGACAACCAGAACTTCCTGCTCATGCACTCCATCGGCGTCAACGTCTCCGGGCAGATCGCCTCCGTCATCGCGGGCGGCCTGATCCTCAACTTCTTCGGCTAA
- a CDS encoding response regulator: MQILIVEDDTRIRHYLLTVLSSGGYDVLEADSAQCALSMAASHNPDLILLDLGLPDRDGQEIIKSLRAWSHRPIVVVSARGHERDKVMALDNGADDYITKPFNTAELLARIRAALRNGRYRESSQSAQESVYRSGDLTIDLEKRVVKVEGDPVHLTQNEYKIVALLCQHAGSVLTYEYMIKNIWGPYANCDAQILRVNMGNIRRKIEKDPSYPEYIVTEIGVGYRMVEGD; encoded by the coding sequence ATGCAGATTCTGATCGTGGAAGACGACACGCGCATTCGCCACTACCTTTTGACGGTGCTGTCCTCCGGCGGATACGACGTGCTGGAGGCGGACAGCGCCCAGTGTGCGCTGAGCATGGCGGCCTCCCACAACCCGGACCTGATTTTGCTGGACTTGGGGCTGCCCGACCGCGACGGGCAGGAGATCATCAAGAGCCTGCGCGCCTGGTCGCACCGGCCCATCGTGGTCGTCTCGGCGCGCGGGCACGAGCGCGACAAGGTGATGGCGCTGGACAACGGCGCGGACGACTACATCACCAAGCCGTTCAACACCGCCGAGCTGCTGGCGCGCATCCGCGCGGCGCTGCGCAACGGCCGCTACCGCGAGAGCTCGCAGAGCGCGCAGGAGAGCGTCTACCGTTCGGGCGACCTTACGATCGACCTGGAGAAGCGCGTCGTCAAGGTGGAGGGAGACCCCGTGCACCTGACGCAGAACGAATACAAGATCGTGGCGCTCCTGTGCCAGCACGCGGGCAGCGTGCTCACCTACGAGTACATGATCAAGAACATCTGGGGGCCCTACGCGAACTGCGACGCGCAGATTCTGCGCGTGAACATGGGCAACATCCGCCGCAAGATCGAGAAGGACCCCTCCTATCCCGAGTACATCGTCACCGAGATCGGCGTCGGCTACCGGATGGTGGAGGGGGACTGA
- a CDS encoding winged helix-turn-helix domain-containing protein — MGRKILLIEDNPDICRMLADALSGAGYSVDAAYTGTDGVGLFLRQAFDLVLLDIMLPLKSGDEVLRAIRERSDVPVIVLSAKSRVETKVDFLRLGADDYVTKPFDLEEVIARVEAHLRRRAAGSGRPERLLYKDVALYGQEKRVSVGAREVELTATEFRLLALLMENRNKVFTRANLYETLWGGDYLGDDNAVKTHVSNLRAKLKAVNPDEEYIETVWGLGYRLYRE; from the coding sequence TTGGGCCGGAAAATTCTGCTGATCGAGGACAACCCGGACATCTGCCGGATGCTCGCGGACGCCCTATCGGGGGCGGGCTATTCGGTCGACGCCGCGTACACCGGCACGGACGGCGTGGGCCTTTTCCTCCGGCAGGCGTTTGACCTCGTGCTGCTGGACATCATGCTGCCCTTGAAGAGCGGGGACGAGGTCCTGCGGGCGATCCGCGAGAGGTCCGACGTGCCCGTCATCGTCCTGTCGGCCAAGAGCCGGGTGGAAACGAAGGTCGATTTCCTCAGGCTGGGCGCGGACGATTACGTCACAAAGCCCTTCGACCTGGAGGAGGTCATCGCCAGGGTGGAGGCCCATTTGCGCCGCCGCGCCGCCGGAAGCGGGCGTCCGGAGCGGCTGCTTTACAAGGACGTGGCCCTGTACGGGCAGGAGAAGCGCGTGAGCGTCGGCGCAAGAGAGGTCGAGCTGACCGCGACGGAGTTCCGGCTGCTGGCGCTGCTGATGGAAAACAGGAACAAGGTCTTCACCCGGGCGAACCTCTACGAGACGCTCTGGGGCGGGGACTACCTGGGGGACGACAACGCGGTGAAGACGCATGTCAGCAACCTGCGGGCCAAGCTGAAGGCCGTAAACCCGGACGAGGAGTACATCGAGACGGTGTGGGGGCTGGGATACCGGCTGTACCGGGAATGA
- a CDS encoding ATP-binding cassette domain-containing protein produces MFEYALETDGLTKRLGRRTVLDRVNLALKPGRIYGLIGRNGAGKTTLLRLIAGLSFATEGEIRLFGQRGEAALHRARKRLGIMIEAPSINPSMTAEENVALHRMIRGIPNREQDRQLLELVGLSDAGKKRARHFSLGMKQRLGIAQALVGNPELLALDEPINGLDPMGIAQVRRLLQTLCEERGMTLLLSSHNLPELYQTATDYIIIDRGVIRRTVTLKALEEQCRQYLSIRADDPARAVGLIEREMGTDHFLVMPDRSIRLFDCNDRVEEAARLFQAHGLLITKLSVEGTTLEDYFLETIGGERDV; encoded by the coding sequence GTGTTCGAGTATGCTCTGGAAACGGACGGCCTGACGAAGCGCCTGGGCCGCCGCACGGTACTGGATCGGGTGAACCTGGCGCTGAAGCCGGGCCGGATTTACGGCCTGATCGGGCGAAACGGCGCCGGGAAGACCACCCTGCTTCGGCTGATCGCCGGGCTTTCCTTCGCCACGGAAGGCGAAATCCGCCTTTTTGGCCAGCGGGGCGAGGCCGCCCTGCACAGGGCGCGCAAACGGCTGGGCATCATGATCGAGGCGCCCAGCATCAACCCGTCCATGACCGCGGAGGAAAACGTCGCGCTGCACCGGATGATCCGCGGCATTCCGAACCGGGAGCAGGACCGGCAGCTTTTGGAGCTGGTCGGGCTGTCGGACGCCGGGAAGAAGAGGGCCAGGCACTTTTCCCTCGGGATGAAGCAGCGGCTGGGGATCGCCCAGGCCCTCGTAGGGAACCCGGAGCTGCTTGCGCTGGACGAGCCCATCAACGGCCTGGACCCGATGGGCATCGCGCAGGTGCGGCGGCTGCTGCAAACGCTGTGCGAAGAGCGGGGGATGACCCTCCTGCTGTCCAGCCACAACCTGCCGGAGCTCTATCAGACGGCCACCGATTACATCATCATCGACCGGGGCGTCATCCGCAGGACCGTCACGCTCAAAGCGCTGGAGGAGCAGTGCAGGCAGTACCTGAGCATCCGCGCGGACGACCCCGCGCGGGCGGTCGGCCTGATCGAGCGCGAAATGGGGACCGATCACTTCCTCGTCATGCCGGACAGGTCCATACGGCTCTTCGACTGCAACGATCGCGTCGAGGAGGCGGCGAGGCTCTTTCAGGCGCACGGCCTTTTGATCACGAAGCTTTCCGTGGAGGGGACCACCCTGGAGGACTACTTTCTGGAGACGATCGGAGGAGAACGCGATGTATAA
- a CDS encoding histidine kinase dimerization/phospho-acceptor domain-containing protein — protein MTGWAAAALALAAGVLLVRLRLIGRQIRAVRRQLAERQAGSTRAPLSLELVSGELNGLVAQINEQLRETERAAERTRRRERRLKEMIEAISHDLRTPLTAMKGSLYLLSQGELSDAQRERLRAAQRHAGNMETLVDQFWAYSFYSADDAHMALREVNLTNLTAQCIADRVSQFERKGQRVVFSQDAPVFVMADAEYCARIVHNLLQNCLQHAAGDASVRLIREGAFAVLSVQNPVQEGCAIDADRLFERFYTADGARGKASGLGLAVVRLLSERMGGGCSARLAQGTLEVRAAFPLSARGGRPSP, from the coding sequence ATGACCGGCTGGGCGGCGGCGGCGCTGGCCCTCGCGGCGGGGGTCCTTCTCGTGCGGCTGCGGCTGATCGGCCGCCAGATCCGGGCGGTGCGGCGGCAGCTCGCGGAGCGCCAGGCCGGTTCTACGCGCGCGCCGCTTTCGCTGGAGCTGGTCAGCGGGGAGCTGAACGGGCTGGTCGCCCAGATCAACGAGCAGCTTCGCGAGACGGAGCGCGCGGCCGAGCGGACGCGGCGCAGGGAAAGGCGCCTGAAGGAGATGATCGAGGCCATCTCCCACGACCTGCGCACGCCGCTGACGGCCATGAAGGGCAGCCTGTACCTGCTGTCGCAAGGCGAGCTGAGCGACGCGCAGCGGGAACGGCTCCGCGCGGCGCAGCGCCATGCGGGCAACATGGAAACGCTGGTCGATCAATTCTGGGCGTATTCCTTCTACTCTGCGGACGACGCCCACATGGCCCTGCGGGAGGTCAACCTCACGAATCTTACCGCGCAGTGCATTGCCGACCGGGTTTCGCAGTTCGAGCGCAAGGGGCAAAGGGTCGTCTTTTCGCAGGACGCGCCCGTCTTCGTCATGGCCGACGCGGAATACTGCGCCCGCATCGTCCACAATCTCCTGCAAAACTGCCTCCAGCACGCGGCGGGCGACGCGAGCGTGCGGCTTATCCGGGAGGGCGCCTTCGCCGTCCTGTCGGTGCAAAACCCCGTTCAGGAGGGATGCGCGATCGACGCGGACAGGCTCTTTGAGCGCTTTTACACGGCGGACGGCGCGCGGGGCAAGGCGTCCGGCCTCGGGCTGGCGGTGGTCCGCCTGCTGTCGGAGCGGATGGGCGGCGGGTGCTCAGCCAGGCTTGCGCAGGGCACGCTGGAGGTTCGGGCGGCGTTTCCCCTAAGCGCGCGCGGCGGGCGGCCCTCCCCCTGA
- a CDS encoding MATE family efflux transporter, which yields MFTNRSLRRLILPLIAEQLLTMLVGMADTMMISYAGEAAISGVALVDMVSNLVITLLTSLATGGAVIVSQYLGGREQSGADEAASQLHGIALLVSAGLTALCLLLHGGILRLFFGAVEGDVMRAADTYFLVTALSFPFLGIYNASAALHRSMERTRTTMLVSLLMNAINVAGNAIGIFVLRAGVMGVAVPTLISRAVAGVLMFRLALRRENAVRVRPSRMFARNGAMARRILRIAVPSSVENGLFTLGRVLVTSIVAMFGTSQIAANGVAQSVDMLAIVIVNAMNLAVITVVGQCVGARAYDEAERLLKKLMGVSYAATGALTLLIFLLLPAILNLFSLSEETWHLSYQLILAHNLMATALHPTAFNLANGLRAAGDARYTMFVGIGSMLLFRLGTAALLGAGLGLGVYGVWAAMGMDWLGRSIAFVLRFRSGKWRARRAI from the coding sequence GTGTTTACAAACAGGAGCCTGCGCAGGCTGATCCTACCGCTGATCGCGGAGCAGCTGCTCACGATGCTGGTGGGCATGGCGGACACGATGATGATCTCCTACGCGGGGGAGGCGGCGATTTCCGGCGTGGCGCTGGTGGACATGGTGTCCAACCTCGTCATCACGCTGCTGACCTCGCTGGCGACGGGCGGCGCGGTGATCGTGTCGCAGTACCTGGGCGGGCGCGAGCAGAGCGGCGCGGACGAGGCGGCGAGCCAGCTGCACGGCATCGCCCTGCTGGTCTCCGCGGGGCTGACGGCGCTGTGCCTGCTCCTGCACGGGGGCATCCTGCGCCTGTTCTTCGGCGCGGTGGAAGGGGACGTGATGCGCGCGGCGGACACCTACTTTCTGGTGACGGCGCTCTCGTTCCCGTTCCTCGGAATCTACAACGCCTCGGCGGCGCTGCATCGCTCGATGGAGCGCACGCGCACGACGATGCTCGTCTCCCTGTTGATGAACGCGATCAACGTCGCGGGCAACGCGATCGGCATCTTCGTGCTGCGGGCGGGGGTGATGGGCGTCGCGGTGCCGACGCTGATTTCGCGCGCCGTGGCGGGCGTGCTGATGTTCCGGCTTGCGCTGCGCCGCGAAAACGCGGTGCGCGTGCGCCCCAGCAGGATGTTTGCGCGAAACGGGGCGATGGCGCGGAGAATCCTGCGCATCGCGGTGCCCAGCAGCGTGGAAAACGGACTGTTCACGCTGGGACGGGTGCTGGTGACCAGCATCGTGGCGATGTTCGGCACCTCGCAGATCGCGGCGAACGGCGTGGCGCAGAGCGTGGACATGCTGGCGATCGTCATCGTAAACGCGATGAACCTGGCGGTCATCACGGTGGTGGGCCAGTGCGTGGGCGCGCGGGCCTACGACGAGGCGGAGCGGCTTCTCAAAAAGCTGATGGGCGTCTCCTACGCCGCGACGGGCGCGCTGACGCTTTTGATCTTCCTGCTGCTGCCCGCGATCCTGAACCTGTTTTCGCTCTCGGAGGAGACGTGGCATCTGAGCTATCAGCTCATTCTGGCGCACAACCTGATGGCGACCGCGCTGCACCCGACCGCGTTCAACCTCGCCAACGGCCTGCGCGCGGCGGGCGACGCGCGCTACACGATGTTTGTGGGCATTGGCTCGATGCTGCTCTTCCGGCTGGGCACGGCGGCGCTGCTGGGGGCGGGGCTTGGCCTCGGGGTGTACGGCGTATGGGCCGCCATGGGCATGGACTGGCTGGGGCGCTCGATCGCGTTCGTGCTGCGCTTTCGCAGCGGGAAGTGGCGCGCGCGGCGGGCGATTTGA
- a CDS encoding DUF2232 domain-containing protein: MNSLRRTNRWGWTAALTLLWALAWLFGGLLFVLPAVALTLPALLGYMGVKAGPVCYAGCAALAVTFMGWLLGAQAALVVALVLLPASAFALIAMDRGIAYAKAAGIGAALLLLCGGLALLLGSAVAGGDLVGGLIGALETLLPHMPQTDMMLFSMYQNGLFTLPEGMEAVQQAGEYAQLTDAARAELTRSLMLYLDGSLRLAMPAQWVTGSILGGLLLALLPRYAARQRGEAVDFTPLRSLSLPKGTVRLLGATLGVLLLLGLTGAGTFASALYVVWEAACLIVSLQGLAVIDFHAHAHGVRRGGRAALIVGAFVLTNLLGLTLILPGLGLLDEFIGLRGQKKIPFPPDGGDDGEDDF, encoded by the coding sequence ATGAATAGTTTAAGACGAACGAATCGATGGGGCTGGACGGCGGCGCTGACGCTTCTGTGGGCGCTCGCATGGCTCTTTGGCGGGCTGCTCTTCGTCCTGCCCGCGGTGGCGCTGACGCTGCCCGCGCTGCTCGGCTACATGGGCGTCAAGGCGGGGCCGGTCTGCTACGCCGGGTGCGCGGCGCTGGCGGTCACCTTCATGGGCTGGCTGCTGGGGGCGCAGGCCGCGCTCGTGGTGGCGCTGGTGCTGCTGCCGGCGAGCGCCTTCGCCCTGATCGCCATGGACCGCGGCATCGCCTACGCAAAGGCCGCGGGCATCGGCGCGGCGCTGCTGCTGCTCTGCGGCGGCCTGGCGCTGCTGCTGGGCAGCGCGGTGGCCGGGGGCGACCTGGTGGGCGGGCTCATCGGCGCGCTGGAGACGCTGCTGCCCCACATGCCGCAGACGGACATGATGCTCTTCTCGATGTACCAAAACGGCCTGTTTACGCTGCCGGAGGGCATGGAGGCCGTCCAGCAGGCGGGCGAGTACGCCCAGCTCACCGACGCGGCGCGCGCGGAGCTGACGCGCTCGCTGATGCTCTACCTGGACGGGAGCCTGCGCCTGGCCATGCCGGCGCAGTGGGTGACCGGATCGATCCTGGGCGGGCTGCTGCTGGCGCTGCTGCCGCGGTACGCGGCGAGGCAGCGGGGCGAGGCGGTGGACTTTACGCCGCTGCGTTCGCTCTCGCTTCCGAAGGGGACGGTGCGCCTGCTGGGGGCTACGCTGGGCGTGCTGCTGCTGCTGGGCCTGACGGGCGCCGGCACGTTCGCCAGCGCGCTGTACGTCGTGTGGGAGGCGGCCTGCCTGATCGTCTCGCTGCAGGGGCTGGCGGTGATCGACTTTCACGCGCACGCCCACGGCGTCCGGCGAGGGGGCCGGGCCGCGCTGATCGTGGGCGCGTTCGTGCTCACGAACCTGCTCGGGCTCACGCTCATACTGCCCGGGCTGGGGCTGCTCGACGAGTTCATCGGCCTTCGGGGACAGAAGAAAATACCGTTTCCGCCGGACGGCGGCGACGATGGAGAGGATGATTTTTAA